The Pedobacter mucosus genome window below encodes:
- the surE gene encoding 5'/3'-nucleotidase SurE, which yields MTKQNTKPTILVVNDDGITATGIKNLIEVMQEIGHVVVVAPDSPQSGMGHAITIGKPIRFDKVDLYEGVEMYKCSGTPVDCVKLGVNKIFKGKKPDLCVSGINHGLNNSINVIYSGTMSAAVEGAIEKIPSIGFSMDDFAADADFSHTKKFIKSICLQVLANGLPVGTLLNVNFPKGDGIKGIKICRQANAKWAEEFEERIDPYKRPYYWLTGVFQNFDKGEDTDVWALDHNYVSIVPVQFDLTAHHAIQMLNGWEFDDVEQSKSAGKPNKISAPDGLNLG from the coding sequence ATGACGAAGCAAAATACAAAGCCTACTATTTTGGTTGTAAACGATGATGGAATAACCGCCACTGGTATAAAAAATCTGATTGAAGTAATGCAGGAGATCGGCCATGTTGTAGTGGTTGCGCCTGATAGTCCGCAAAGTGGGATGGGACACGCCATTACCATCGGTAAACCTATCCGTTTTGATAAAGTTGATCTTTACGAAGGTGTTGAAATGTATAAATGCAGTGGAACACCTGTAGATTGTGTTAAACTAGGCGTTAATAAAATTTTCAAAGGAAAAAAACCTGATTTATGCGTGTCAGGAATTAACCACGGACTTAACAACTCCATCAACGTTATTTATTCGGGCACCATGTCTGCCGCTGTAGAAGGTGCTATAGAAAAAATTCCTTCAATTGGTTTTTCTATGGATGATTTTGCTGCTGATGCTGATTTTAGCCACACCAAAAAGTTTATAAAAAGTATTTGTCTACAGGTTTTAGCAAATGGTTTGCCAGTAGGTACTTTGTTAAATGTAAACTTCCCGAAGGGCGATGGAATAAAAGGAATTAAAATATGCCGACAAGCAAATGCGAAATGGGCTGAAGAATTTGAAGAGCGAATTGATCCTTATAAACGTCCATATTATTGGCTAACGGGAGTTTTTCAAAATTTTGATAAAGGAGAAGATACCGATGTTTGGGCTTTAGATCATAATTATGTTTCGATCGTTCCTGTTCAGTTTGATTTAACAGCGCACCACGCTATCCAAATGCTTAACGGCTGGGAGTTCGATGATGTTGAGCAATCAAAAAGTGCGGGCAAGCCGAAC
- a CDS encoding M16 family metallopeptidase — MKFKLFTLACILISSSFAKAQTSYQWKTGNSGGFTYKYVTNDPTKSRFYTLKNGLTVILSQNNKEPSITYKMAIRAGSNTDPRTNTGLAHYLEHLLFKGTDKFGTLDYAKEKPLLDKVQALYETYNKTTDQAKRKEIYKEIDKTSGEASNYSIANEYDKMMKSIGSNVTNAHTSVEETVYEEDLPSNAIDKFLSVQAERFRAPVFRIFHTELEAVYEEKNIGMDSDPRKMYEKMLFSLFPTHNYGQQTTIGTIEHLKNPSLVEIRKYYDKYYVPNNMALIMSGDINYDELIIKIDKNFAYMVPKPFALYNPAAEKPLTQIQKVDIYGPSAESLYVAYRGFAENTHQSLLLDLIGSILANGKAGLMDININKQQKMLRASAGYNQMKDYGIFILSGSPKTGQSLEEAQKLLLDQVDLLKKGEFDESLIKATVANLKLAELQGFDNNDVRADATMTAFIQNRGTEWDKTLASTDAMAKVTKKEIVDFANKFFINNYVAVLKHKGEDKNIVKVEKPTITAVKTNVNEVSPFTKGVITAPVKPIAPKFLDYTKDLSFGKAGIADVISVQNTENGIFRMSYRFDMGSYNNKLLPYASQYLTFLSTDKYSAEEISKAFYNIACSYNVNVGTDVTTVSISGLQENFDKAIALVEDVLANCKPNEKALEDLKGRLLKARENAKLNKSSILSGLMSYAQYGTDNPFNFGLTNEEIKNMKSADLISILHNLTNYKHTITYFGPKTLEAFSTDITKVHALPKEFTALPAIKKFAYTKTDSTKVFFADYDMVQAEIRWVRNGGLYDPTNSAKISLFNNYFGGGMGSVVFQTIRESKALAYSTFAVYSSPNSKDKENSVVAYVGTQADKMNDAVAGMNELLTTLPESDKSFDLSKSNSLNGIETSRITKDGIIYTYLADKKLGFDHDSRIDEYANLKPLTFADVKSFHQSNLSGKSYSYCIVASEKKINMADLAKFGPVTKLNLEQIFGY; from the coding sequence ATGAAATTTAAATTATTTACGCTAGCCTGTATTTTAATTTCTAGTTCGTTTGCAAAAGCGCAAACTAGCTATCAATGGAAAACAGGCAATTCTGGTGGCTTTACCTACAAGTATGTTACCAACGACCCTACAAAAAGCCGTTTCTATACGCTGAAAAATGGCCTAACTGTTATTCTTTCGCAGAATAATAAAGAACCAAGTATTACTTATAAAATGGCAATTAGGGCAGGTAGCAACACTGATCCTAGAACAAATACTGGTTTAGCACATTATTTAGAGCATTTATTGTTTAAAGGAACAGATAAATTTGGAACCTTAGATTACGCAAAAGAAAAGCCACTTTTAGATAAAGTTCAGGCACTTTACGAAACCTATAATAAAACAACGGATCAAGCGAAACGTAAAGAAATTTATAAAGAAATAGATAAAACTTCTGGTGAAGCATCGAATTATTCTATCGCAAATGAATACGATAAAATGATGAAATCTATAGGAAGTAACGTTACCAATGCGCATACATCTGTGGAAGAAACGGTTTATGAGGAAGATCTTCCTTCAAATGCAATCGATAAATTTTTATCAGTACAAGCAGAACGTTTTCGTGCACCTGTATTTCGTATTTTCCACACGGAATTAGAAGCTGTTTATGAAGAGAAAAACATCGGAATGGATAGCGATCCTCGTAAAATGTACGAAAAAATGCTGTTCTCCTTATTTCCAACCCATAATTACGGTCAGCAAACAACTATAGGTACCATTGAGCATTTAAAAAATCCATCACTGGTTGAAATAAGAAAATATTACGATAAATATTATGTGCCTAATAACATGGCTTTAATAATGAGTGGTGATATAAATTACGATGAATTAATTATAAAAATCGATAAAAACTTTGCTTACATGGTTCCTAAACCATTCGCATTGTATAATCCTGCTGCTGAAAAACCTTTAACGCAGATACAAAAGGTTGATATTTACGGACCAAGTGCCGAAAGCCTTTATGTTGCTTATCGTGGTTTTGCAGAAAACACCCATCAAAGTTTACTGTTAGATTTAATTGGAAGTATTTTAGCTAACGGCAAAGCCGGATTAATGGATATCAACATTAATAAACAACAAAAAATGTTGAGGGCAAGTGCTGGCTATAATCAAATGAAAGATTATGGTATTTTTATTTTATCGGGTTCACCTAAAACCGGACAAAGCCTGGAAGAAGCGCAAAAGCTTTTATTGGATCAGGTAGATTTACTTAAAAAAGGTGAGTTTGATGAAAGCTTGATTAAAGCAACTGTTGCTAATTTAAAACTTGCTGAATTGCAAGGTTTCGATAACAATGATGTTCGTGCAGACGCAACAATGACAGCATTTATTCAAAATCGTGGCACAGAATGGGATAAAACGTTAGCATCAACTGATGCGATGGCCAAAGTCACCAAAAAGGAAATTGTAGATTTTGCCAACAAATTTTTCATCAATAATTATGTTGCTGTTTTAAAACATAAAGGAGAAGATAAAAACATTGTGAAGGTTGAAAAACCAACCATTACTGCAGTTAAAACGAACGTTAATGAAGTTTCTCCATTTACAAAAGGGGTTATCACCGCACCAGTAAAACCAATTGCGCCTAAGTTTTTAGATTATACTAAAGATCTATCTTTTGGAAAGGCTGGCATTGCTGATGTTATTTCTGTTCAAAATACAGAAAATGGTATTTTCAGAATGTCATATCGTTTTGATATGGGTTCTTACAATAATAAATTATTGCCTTACGCTTCACAATATTTAACTTTTTTAAGCACTGATAAATATTCTGCAGAAGAGATAAGTAAAGCTTTTTACAACATTGCTTGTAGCTATAATGTAAATGTTGGTACTGATGTTACAACGGTTTCAATTAGTGGTTTGCAGGAAAATTTTGATAAAGCAATTGCCCTTGTAGAAGATGTTTTGGCAAATTGTAAACCAAATGAAAAAGCGCTGGAAGATTTAAAAGGTAGACTTTTAAAGGCTCGAGAAAACGCTAAATTGAATAAATCATCAATCCTTAGTGGCTTAATGAGTTATGCACAATATGGCACTGATAATCCTTTTAATTTCGGCTTAACAAACGAGGAAATTAAGAATATGAAATCAGCTGATTTGATTTCTATTCTACATAATTTAACCAATTATAAACATACCATCACCTATTTTGGTCCAAAAACTTTAGAGGCTTTTTCTACTGATATTACTAAAGTACATGCATTGCCAAAAGAATTTACCGCATTACCTGCGATAAAAAAATTCGCCTATACCAAAACAGATTCTACAAAAGTTTTCTTTGCAGATTATGATATGGTTCAGGCAGAAATTCGTTGGGTGCGTAATGGTGGCTTGTATGATCCAACTAATTCGGCAAAAATTTCTTTATTCAACAACTATTTTGGAGGAGGAATGGGATCAGTTGTATTCCAAACCATTCGTGAGTCTAAGGCTTTAGCTTACTCTACTTTTGCGGTTTATTCTTCGCCAAACAGTAAAGACAAAGAAAATTCTGTAGTTGCTTATGTGGGTACGCAAGCAGATAAAATGAATGACGCAGTGGCTGGAATGAATGAATTATTAACCACACTACCAGAATCTGATAAATCATTTGACTTATCGAAAAGCAATTCTCTAAATGGAATTGAAACTTCTCGCATCACAAAAGATGGAATTATTTATACTTATTTAGCTGATAAAAAATTAGGATTTGATCATGATTCAAGAATTGATGAATACGCAAATCTTAAACCGCTTACTTTTGCTGATGTGAAGTCATTTCACCAAAGCAATTTATCAGGCAAATCATATAGTTATTGTATCGTAGCATCTGAAAAGAAGATTAATATGGCAGATTTAGCCAAATTTGGTCCAGTAACTAAACTTAATTTGGAACAGATTTTTGGATATTAG